One Coccinella septempunctata chromosome 8, icCocSept1.1, whole genome shotgun sequence genomic window carries:
- the LOC123318267 gene encoding uncharacterized protein LOC123318267 has product MELVEVPKGTYYISPENFIFIKDKQASRGRTYLKCQDPLCSARIIMQEGQQWILRAEHNHLPDLVLLQDIRLKSILAFRSRTETSTLLHIFMEEEIRHNEASLRLTNGFLSVKPMMQRERRKVQPPIPATLEDAAGYLANASYRKYSLELGPQQRPFFDGIRDGCLFFVSPGILREAIDANSLHLHMDATFKIVPRAGGAHQLFIIHWMRDHTAYPVVFCMMPNRTRETYTGVLRYTRQLFGASHISSVLCDYEVALRHAVREVFAGISLRGCWFHFAKNVFLKARQMHINDAVAVRMAMALPLLPAERISEGIDFVCDRINNDVFTRYMQRQWRNTNISVFGFDNRTNNAIESLHGQLLKIIGRAHPNFWVFVLFLQKFEHYKCSDLIRVLSGLQLRRRGRRRYIELNQRINNAQHQFEQDGNLRQFLSVTSHTVIGIHRLFDPNVPIEEIPDTEGMVPNDVQGLEEAANIDLDVENAALVPLVEMLEDQDVDELPIEEAADHSQAQEDHLAQELQRVTEQPSPREPEAHPLADMTWCDLLQAMTCIDWKICFTGSCVACYTEHATQAVVPCGHIVYCNNCLATATQVGDISRCPQCRSSVQQFLQLFAP; this is encoded by the exons atggaaCTAGTTGAAGTACCAAAAGGTACTTATTATATTTCACCCGAAAATTTCATCTTCATCAAAGATAAACAGGCATCGAGAGGCAGGACATATTTGAAATGTCAAGATCCATTGTGCTCTGCCAGAATCATAATGCAGGAGGGTCAGCAATGGATTTTGAG AGCGGAGCATAACCATTTGCCAGATTTGGTCCTGCTTCAAGATATTCGGCTAAAGAGTATCTTAGCATTCAGAAGCAGGACCgaaacatcaactctcctccaTATATTTATGGAGGAAGAGATTCGCCACAATGAGGCATCATTGAGGCTCACAAATGGGTTCCTCAGTGTAAAACCGATGATGCAGCGGGAAAGGAGGAAAGTGCAACCTCCCATACCAGCTACTTTGGAGGATGCTGCTGGCTATTTGGCAAATGCATC ATATcggaaatattcattagaattgggGCCACAACAGAGACCATTCTTCGATGGCATCAGGGATGGATGTCTCTTTTTTGTGTCCCCTGGTATTTTAAGAGAGGCAATTGATGCGAATAGTCTCCACTTGCACATGGACGCGACATTTAAAATTGTGCCCAGAGCAGGTGGAGCCCATCAATTGTTTATAATCCATTGGATGAGGGATCACACG GCATACCCTGTGGTGTTTTGCATGATGCCAAACCGCACCAGGGAAACATACACTGGGGTACTGCGATACACCAGGCAATTATTTGGCGCCTCCCATATCTCCTCTGTCCTTTGTGATTATGAGGTGGCCCTGAGACATGCAGTTCGAGAAGTGTTTGCTGGAATTTCCTTGAGGGGCTGCTGGTTCCACTtcgcaaaaaatgtatttctcaAAG cTCGCCAAATGCATATAAATGACGCAGTTGCCGTCAGAATGGCTATGGCCCTTCCATTGTTGCCCGCAGAACGAATTTCTGAAGGGATAGACTTCGTTTGCGATAGAATCAATAATGATGTATTCACAAGGTACATGCAGAGACAGTGGCGTAACACCAATATTTCGGTGTTTGGTTTCGATAACCGTACCAATAACGCCATCGAGTCTCTGCATGGACAACTCTTAAAAATCATAGGCCGCGCACACCCCAATTTTTGGGTGTTCGTTCTATTTCTTCAGAAATTCGAACACTACAAGTGCTCTGATCTAATCAGAGTACTTAGCGGGCTGCAGTTGAGAAGACGGGGGAGACGCCGTTATATTGAACTCAATCAAAGAATCA ATAATGCTCAGCATCAATTTGAGCAAGACGGCAATCTGCGTCAATTTTTGAGTGTGACCAGCCATACGGTCATTGGCATTCACAGGCTATTTGACCCAAATGTGCCAA ttgaggaaattcCAGACACGGAGGGAATGGTCCCGAACGATGTCCAGGGCTTAGAGGAGGCTGCTAATATTGACCTGGATGTCGAAAACGCAGCCTTAGTGCCGTTGGTGGAAATGCTGg AAGACCAAGACGTTGATGAGCTTCCGATTGAAGAAGCCGCAGATCACTCTCAGGCCCAAGAGGATCATTTGGCTCAAGAGCTCCAGAGAGTCACAGAGCAGCCTTCTCCACGGGAACCTGAAGCTCATCCGCTTGCAG ATATGACCTGGTGTGATTTATTACAAGCCATGACATGTATTGATTGGAAAATTTGTTTTACAGGTAGCTGTGTTGCTTGCTATACAGAGCATGCAACACAAGCAGTGGTGCCCTGTGGGCACATTGTCTACTGTAACAACTGTCTTGCCACAGCTACACAAGTAGGGGACATATCTCGATGTCCCCAATGTCGTAGTAGTGTGCAGCAATTTCTGCAACTGTTTGCACCATAA